From Sporosarcina sp. 6E9, a single genomic window includes:
- the thiS gene encoding sulfur carrier protein ThiS: MTKTIELNGNSHEIPSEVGNVQQLLENLDLADRILIVELNKEIVAKEAYDKPIKDRDQIEIIHFVGGG, translated from the coding sequence ATGACGAAAACAATTGAGTTAAATGGCAATTCGCATGAAATACCGTCGGAGGTTGGGAACGTTCAACAGTTACTTGAAAACCTGGATCTTGCAGACCGGATTCTCATCGTTGAATTAAATAAAGAAATTGTCGCTAAAGAAGCTTATGACAAGCCAATTAAAGACCGGGATCAAATCGAAATTATTCACTTTGTGGGAGGCGGATGA
- a CDS encoding thiamine phosphate synthase codes for MKLIAVTDDRLAIHKLAGMLLAIEPYIDAVILREKSKTDAEVFELIRKLKLAGFDQMKIIVHGRADLATMANIHKVQLPGHGLPLSLLKDHFPALSFGRSVHSYEEAKTAMREGADWVLYGHVYETNSKAQLPPRGTDELNKIISALSIPVYAIGGIKPSHINDLDVAGVAVMSSIFGSDNAITAAKTYYDAIKGGVYYDENN; via the coding sequence GTGAAACTGATTGCCGTAACAGATGATCGACTGGCCATTCACAAATTAGCGGGGATGCTTCTTGCGATTGAACCGTATATTGACGCGGTTATTTTACGTGAGAAGTCCAAAACTGATGCCGAAGTTTTTGAATTAATCCGTAAGCTAAAGCTAGCCGGGTTTGATCAAATGAAAATAATCGTGCACGGGCGTGCGGACCTGGCAACGATGGCAAACATTCATAAAGTGCAGCTGCCTGGACATGGTTTGCCGTTGTCACTTTTAAAGGACCACTTCCCTGCGCTCTCATTTGGAAGATCGGTTCATTCATACGAAGAAGCGAAAACGGCTATGCGTGAAGGTGCGGACTGGGTTTTGTATGGTCATGTATATGAAACAAATTCGAAAGCACAATTGCCACCACGCGGAACAGATGAACTTAACAAAATCATTTCCGCACTCTCAATTCCTGTGTATGCAATTGGGGGAATTAAACCGAGCCATATTAATGATTTGGATGTAGCTGGCGTGGCTGTCATGTCGTCGATTTTCGGCAGCGACAACGCAATCACAGCTGCAAAAACCTACTATGATGCAATAAAAGGGGGAGTTTATTATGACGAAAACAATTGA